Proteins from a single region of Candidatus Saccharibacteria bacterium:
- a CDS encoding ABC transporter permease yields MTKKLFDKYRYSAILLRELVITDFKLRYQGSALGYLWSLLRPLFLFVILYVVFVYFLKIGGDIPHWPVAMLLGIVMWNFFAEVTNQGLKSVVGSGGIIRKINFPKYVILFATSLSAFINLIINLLVVGVFMLINGVEFSWTMLYAPVFILEIFIFGLGLAFILSTIYVKFRDVNYIWEIVMQALFYGSAVLFPVVKVLEMNATAGHVLLLNPAAQAIQDAREAVIPALSAGVSSSIFMTLVPLGISIVTIVFGAWLFKKRSPRFAEDI; encoded by the coding sequence TTCTCTTGCGGGAGTTGGTGATTACCGATTTCAAACTTCGTTATCAGGGATCAGCGCTTGGGTATCTATGGTCACTGCTTCGACCACTATTCTTATTTGTTATTTTATATGTCGTTTTCGTTTATTTCTTAAAAATAGGCGGCGACATTCCGCATTGGCCAGTTGCGATGCTTCTTGGAATCGTTATGTGGAACTTTTTTGCCGAGGTGACAAACCAGGGGTTAAAATCCGTAGTAGGATCGGGTGGCATTATTCGAAAAATCAATTTCCCAAAGTACGTTATTCTTTTTGCCACCAGCCTATCTGCGTTTATAAACCTTATTATTAACCTGCTCGTTGTTGGTGTTTTTATGCTTATAAATGGCGTAGAGTTCTCGTGGACGATGCTTTATGCGCCGGTATTTATTTTAGAAATCTTTATTTTTGGGCTTGGCCTTGCGTTTATTTTGAGTACGATATACGTAAAGTTTAGGGACGTGAACTACATATGGGAGATTGTCATGCAGGCGCTGTTTTATGGATCGGCTGTATTGTTCCCGGTTGTTAAAGTCCTGGAGATGAATGCGACTGCAGGTCATGTACTTCTTCTCAACCCTGCAGCCCAGGCAATTCAGGACGCCCGGGAGGCTGTCATACCGGCGCTTTCTGCGGGAGTAAGTTCTAGTATCTTCATGACGCTTGTTCCTCTTGGTATCTCTATTGTGACAATCGTATTCGGTGCCTGGTTGTTTAAAAAGAGGTCGCCTCGTTTTGCGGAGGATATTTAA
- a CDS encoding ABC transporter ATP-binding protein translates to MTAKPVIEVKNVHKEFYLPHHKSDSIKDSIVHIFDKKDKGADYYKALKGISFDVKEGEFLGIVGRNGSGKSTLLKILSNIYVPTSGHVRHFGKLVPFIELGVGFKAELTGRENVYLNGALLGFSKKEMDERYDEIVAFSELEKFMDQKLKNYSSGMKVRLAFSVATHADADILLLDEVLAVGDADFQRKCYDYFKSLKQQKKTIIFVTHSMGAVREYCDRAILIQDGKITHEGSPDDVADEYLKMFNKPSDNKNEKSGKRWGNQDVVIDTLKVDVNKDTIIVDATLRAGQAPPESDVKFGFRIKDSQGKVIAGANNLNVGGATHMTFKSGEVKNLVFTMPNIFGSAIYHLSATVNLMDGITTCDNWEDVATFSNTKDNVHYPVVCPAELTVKDNA, encoded by the coding sequence ATGACGGCAAAACCTGTAATAGAAGTGAAGAATGTTCATAAGGAATTTTACCTTCCGCACCACAAGAGTGATTCGATTAAGGACAGCATTGTTCACATCTTCGATAAGAAGGATAAAGGAGCGGACTATTACAAGGCGCTAAAGGGTATTTCGTTTGACGTTAAAGAGGGTGAATTTTTAGGAATTGTGGGCCGAAACGGTAGCGGTAAGAGTACACTATTAAAGATTCTATCTAATATTTACGTGCCCACTAGCGGTCATGTCAGGCATTTTGGGAAGCTGGTGCCATTTATCGAACTGGGCGTTGGATTTAAAGCTGAACTGACAGGGCGAGAAAACGTTTATTTGAACGGTGCGCTTCTTGGATTTTCCAAAAAGGAAATGGACGAACGATATGATGAAATCGTCGCTTTCTCTGAACTTGAGAAATTTATGGATCAGAAGCTCAAAAACTATTCGAGCGGCATGAAGGTTCGGCTTGCTTTTTCTGTGGCGACTCACGCCGACGCAGATATTCTTTTGCTCGATGAGGTATTAGCGGTGGGTGATGCAGATTTTCAGCGTAAATGCTATGACTACTTTAAGTCACTTAAGCAACAGAAGAAGACGATTATTTTCGTTACTCACAGTATGGGGGCGGTGCGTGAATATTGTGACAGAGCTATTCTCATACAGGATGGAAAGATTACGCACGAAGGTTCTCCTGATGACGTGGCCGACGAATACCTTAAGATGTTTAATAAGCCCTCTGATAATAAAAATGAAAAAAGTGGAAAACGCTGGGGTAATCAAGATGTTGTTATCGACACGCTTAAGGTGGATGTAAACAAGGATACGATCATCGTCGATGCTACGCTTCGAGCCGGCCAAGCTCCCCCTGAAAGTGACGTTAAGTTCGGCTTTAGGATAAAAGACAGCCAAGGAAAAGTAATAGCTGGTGCCAATAATCTTAATGTTGGAGGTGCGACACATATGACATTCAAGTCGGGTGAGGTGAAAAACCTTGTGTTTACGATGCCGAATATATTTGGAAGCGCTATTTATCACCTTAGTGCGACGGTTAATCTTATGGATGGCATAACTACCTGTGATAACTGGGAGGATGTTGCTACATTTAGTAACACGAAAGACAATGTTCATTACCCTGTTGTATGTCCGGCAGAGCTAACGGTGAAAGACAATGCCTAA